One window from the genome of Thermostichus vulcanus str. 'Rupite' encodes:
- a CDS encoding aldo/keto reductase: protein MQYRRFGRTELAMPVLSCGGMRYQYKWQDMPWSGIPAEGQQNLEATIRRALEVGINHIETARGYGTSEMQLGRILPHLPRQELIVQTKIGPSADPKQFLAKFEQSMGYLNLEYVDLLAIHGLNTWEDLELSVRSRGCLEVCHQLVRQGRVRFVGFSTHGPTEVIIKAIQSGGFDYVNLHWYFVNQTNWPAIEAAAQQDMGVFIISPSDKGGKLYDPPAKLVQLCHPLSPMVFNDLFCLSHPQVHTLSIGAARPSDFDEHLRAVQLLDQVDELLPPILTRLEQALIDQVGEHYAKTWHQGLPRYDETPGQVNIPLILLLRNLVLAYDLVDYARGRYNLLGNAGSWLPGQRADKVDAKTLQPYLIHSPHRERIPALLQEAHRLLSGAEVKRLSQS, encoded by the coding sequence ATGCAGTATCGCAGATTTGGGCGCACCGAGTTGGCTATGCCTGTGCTCAGTTGTGGCGGCATGCGCTACCAGTACAAGTGGCAAGATATGCCCTGGTCAGGGATCCCTGCAGAAGGACAACAGAACCTGGAAGCGACGATTCGACGGGCTTTGGAAGTCGGCATTAACCATATCGAAACTGCGCGAGGCTACGGCACTTCGGAGATGCAGTTGGGCCGCATTTTGCCCCATTTACCCCGCCAAGAGCTGATTGTCCAAACCAAAATTGGTCCCAGTGCTGATCCGAAGCAATTCCTGGCCAAGTTTGAGCAATCCATGGGTTATCTCAACCTGGAGTATGTGGATCTGCTGGCCATTCATGGGTTGAATACCTGGGAGGATCTGGAGCTGAGTGTGCGTTCGAGGGGGTGCCTAGAGGTCTGTCATCAGCTGGTGCGGCAGGGGCGGGTGCGTTTTGTTGGCTTCTCCACCCACGGCCCGACAGAAGTGATCATCAAGGCGATCCAGAGCGGGGGGTTTGATTATGTCAACCTGCACTGGTACTTCGTCAACCAGACCAACTGGCCCGCTATTGAAGCGGCTGCCCAGCAGGATATGGGGGTATTCATCATTAGCCCTTCCGACAAAGGCGGCAAGTTGTACGATCCACCTGCCAAACTGGTGCAATTGTGCCATCCCCTCAGTCCGATGGTGTTTAACGACCTCTTTTGCTTGTCTCATCCGCAAGTTCATACCCTGAGCATTGGGGCAGCCCGACCCAGCGATTTTGATGAGCACCTTCGGGCAGTACAACTGCTGGATCAGGTGGATGAACTGTTGCCACCAATCTTGACTCGCTTGGAGCAAGCCTTAATCGATCAAGTGGGGGAACACTACGCCAAAACCTGGCATCAGGGCCTGCCTCGCTACGACGAAACCCCCGGTCAGGTGAATATCCCATTGATTCTGCTGTTGCGCAATTTGGTCTTGGCCTATGACCTGGTGGATTATGCCAGGGGCCGTTACAACCTGTTGGGCAATGCCGGCAGTTGGCTGCCAGGGCAACGGGCGGATAAAGTGGATGCCAAAACCTTGCAACCCTATCTCATCCACAGCCCCCACCGGGAACGGATCCCGGCTTTGTTGCAAGAAGCGCATCGCTTGCTTTCTGGAGCTGAGGTGAAACGGCTCTCTCAGAGTTAA
- a CDS encoding alpha-amylase family glycosyl hydrolase: protein MDPQPDIVEVGNASQELEFLYTRDIEFRQETLYFLVVDRFFDGDPDNNEGPNPELYDPEGQDWGKYWGGDLQGVIDKLDYLQQMGITAIWLTPLFEQVERLFIESAAMHGYWTKDFKRLNPRYIGKGEDPSLNNPQPTTFDRLIQELHKRKMKLVLDIVCNHSSPDTGGMKGQLFDDGKLIADFNNDVNHWYHHYGEVTNWEDEWQVQNCELAGLATFNENNPDYRNYIKSAIKQWLDRGVDALRVDTVKHMPIWFWQEFNADIQTHKPDVFIFGEWIYSGPEVEASLQFANCSGMTILDFGLCVAIRAALGQGAEGGFHVIDDIIAKDYRYNGATELITFIDNHDMCRFQTLNPDPEMLRVAVAIIMTSRGIPCLYYGTEQYLHNDTDGGNDPYNRPMMEHWDPESPLYRQIRLLSGLRRLNPAVSLGSQWRKYLTDDVWCYTRRYRDSRCFVALNRGEATHLESVDTEFPDGEHTCILTHQKILVKEGAIHGLELPTRGVIVLSHVGERVKGQVIVRAQLNGVNTQPGEWIVVIGDCPELGNWDIAKGYPLEYINANTWFGEIPFHQTAGQAIAYKYVLLREGQSPIRENVVARRWLLAAEGIVKWRDQWAG from the coding sequence ATGGATCCTCAGCCTGATATTGTAGAGGTTGGTAATGCTTCCCAAGAGTTAGAATTTCTCTACACCCGTGATATTGAATTTCGCCAAGAGACCCTTTACTTTTTGGTGGTAGATCGTTTTTTCGACGGGGATCCTGACAACAACGAAGGCCCCAACCCAGAGCTTTACGATCCCGAGGGTCAAGATTGGGGCAAATATTGGGGGGGTGATCTGCAGGGGGTGATCGACAAGCTGGATTACCTACAGCAAATGGGGATCACGGCGATTTGGCTCACCCCTTTGTTTGAGCAGGTGGAGCGATTGTTTATCGAAAGTGCCGCCATGCACGGCTACTGGACCAAAGACTTCAAACGACTTAACCCCCGCTACATCGGCAAAGGAGAGGATCCCTCCCTCAACAATCCCCAGCCCACCACGTTTGACCGACTGATTCAGGAACTGCACAAACGCAAGATGAAGCTGGTGCTGGATATCGTCTGTAACCACAGCAGCCCCGATACGGGTGGCATGAAAGGGCAACTGTTTGACGATGGCAAGTTAATCGCCGACTTCAACAACGATGTCAACCATTGGTATCACCACTACGGCGAAGTGACCAACTGGGAAGATGAATGGCAGGTGCAAAATTGTGAATTGGCCGGCTTGGCCACCTTCAATGAAAACAATCCTGACTATCGCAACTACATCAAATCTGCCATCAAACAATGGCTGGATCGGGGTGTGGATGCCCTGCGGGTGGATACCGTCAAGCACATGCCCATCTGGTTCTGGCAGGAGTTTAATGCCGATATTCAAACCCACAAACCGGATGTATTCATCTTTGGGGAGTGGATTTACAGCGGTCCGGAGGTGGAGGCATCGCTGCAATTTGCCAACTGTTCCGGCATGACGATCCTGGATTTTGGCCTTTGTGTGGCCATCCGAGCGGCCCTGGGGCAGGGGGCGGAGGGCGGGTTTCACGTCATTGACGACATCATCGCCAAAGACTATCGCTACAACGGGGCCACGGAGCTGATCACCTTTATCGACAACCATGATATGTGTCGCTTCCAGACCTTGAATCCGGATCCGGAGATGCTGCGGGTGGCGGTGGCGATCATCATGACCAGTCGTGGGATCCCTTGTCTTTACTACGGCACCGAGCAATACCTGCACAACGACACCGATGGCGGCAACGATCCCTACAATCGCCCCATGATGGAACACTGGGATCCCGAGTCCCCCCTTTATCGCCAAATTCGTCTGTTGTCGGGGCTACGCCGCCTCAATCCTGCCGTGTCCTTGGGCAGCCAGTGGCGCAAGTACCTGACCGACGATGTCTGGTGTTATACCCGTCGCTATCGAGATAGCCGCTGCTTTGTCGCTCTCAACCGGGGGGAGGCCACCCATCTGGAGTCTGTGGACACTGAGTTCCCCGACGGCGAGCATACCTGTATCCTTACCCACCAAAAGATTCTTGTGAAGGAAGGAGCCATTCACGGCCTAGAGTTGCCCACCCGTGGCGTCATCGTCCTCAGCCATGTGGGGGAACGGGTCAAGGGCCAAGTGATCGTACGGGCACAACTCAATGGGGTGAATACCCAGCCTGGCGAATGGATCGTGGTGATTGGGGATTGCCCGGAATTGGGCAACTGGGATATCGCCAAAGGGTACCCATTGGAATACATCAACGCCAACACCTGGTTTGGGGAGATCCCGTTCCACCAGACCGCTGGCCAGGCTATCGCCTATAAGTATGTGCTGCTGCGGGAGGGGCAATCTCCCATTCGGGAAAATGTGGTGGCCCGCCGTTGGTTGCTGGCTGCGGAGGGCATCGTCAAATGGCGGGATCAATGGGCAGGTTAA
- a CDS encoding CsbD family protein, translating to MGIENRIEAAAKNIEGKIQEAVGELTGDEKQKLEGQAKQAEASAQHAKEDVKDAVKEGIDNLLG from the coding sequence ATGGGCATCGAAAATCGGATTGAAGCTGCTGCCAAGAACATTGAGGGCAAGATCCAAGAGGCAGTTGGTGAGCTAACTGGGGATGAAAAACAGAAGCTAGAAGGCCAAGCCAAACAAGCAGAAGCCTCAGCCCAACACGCTAAAGAAGATGTAAAAGATGCTGTCAAAGAGGGTATTGACAATTTGCTCGGTTAA
- a CDS encoding histidinol-phosphate transaminase: MCALQYLRPDLLHLKSYDAVLPLAADKLDANEFPLDWPEGFKQKLSLLWEKGIPSNRYPDANHHGLKQAIAAYAGADPAQISVGNGSDELIRSLLIATCLGGRGSILVPEPTFSMYAILAESLGIPVVRVARDSESFALNLQACGQALADHPIRVVCLVDPNSPTGNGLSAAEWAWIETLPPQILVILDEAYFEFSQHTALPKLADHPNWVILRTFSKAFRLAAHRVGYAIGHPQLIQVLESIRLPYNLPAISQWAVQIALEHAEEFLADLPLLRRQRDILEQALPELPGVRVWPSQANFLYLRVEGRDPQQLQRDWQDLGTCVRATGGGIRLTVGTPEENQRALERLRQLLH; this comes from the coding sequence ATGTGCGCCTTGCAATATTTGCGTCCCGATCTGCTCCATCTCAAGTCCTACGATGCCGTGTTGCCTCTGGCTGCCGACAAGTTGGATGCCAATGAGTTCCCCCTGGATTGGCCGGAAGGGTTCAAACAAAAACTTTCCCTTCTTTGGGAAAAAGGGATCCCCAGCAACCGTTACCCTGATGCCAACCACCACGGCCTCAAGCAGGCCATCGCCGCCTATGCCGGAGCAGATCCAGCCCAGATTAGCGTGGGCAATGGATCGGATGAGTTGATTCGCTCCCTGTTGATTGCCACCTGTTTGGGCGGGCGGGGCAGCATTTTGGTGCCAGAACCCACCTTTTCTATGTACGCAATCCTGGCGGAGAGTTTGGGGATCCCGGTGGTGCGAGTCGCCCGCGATTCGGAATCCTTTGCCCTAAATCTGCAGGCTTGCGGGCAAGCACTGGCGGACCATCCGATTCGGGTGGTGTGTTTGGTGGATCCCAACTCCCCCACAGGCAATGGTCTCAGCGCAGCCGAATGGGCCTGGATTGAAACCCTACCCCCCCAGATCTTGGTGATTTTGGATGAAGCCTATTTTGAATTTAGCCAGCACACTGCTCTACCGAAGTTGGCTGACCATCCCAATTGGGTGATCCTGCGCACCTTCTCCAAAGCCTTTCGTCTGGCAGCCCATCGGGTGGGGTATGCCATCGGCCATCCGCAGTTGATCCAGGTGCTGGAGTCGATTCGCCTACCCTATAATCTCCCTGCTATCTCTCAATGGGCTGTTCAGATCGCCCTAGAACATGCTGAAGAGTTTTTGGCCGACTTACCCCTGCTGCGCCGGCAACGGGACATCCTGGAGCAAGCCTTGCCGGAATTGCCGGGGGTACGGGTGTGGCCTAGCCAAGCTAACTTCCTCTATTTACGGGTGGAAGGACGGGATCCCCAACAACTGCAACGGGACTGGCAGGACTTGGGTACCTGTGTGCGCGCTACAGGTGGAGGGATCCGCCTGACGGTAGGTACACCCGAAGAGAACCAACGGGCACTCGAGCGCCTGCGGCAACTGTTGCACTAG
- a CDS encoding Uma2 family endonuclease produces the protein MTYLEEHPPRWKEEIPDEILLPPSNLDSDEPPLESDLHRQQIDLLIRLLQYWWRDRQDFYISGNLTVYYNTEQLKTRDFRGPDVFVVLGTEKKDRRSWTIWDEGGRYPNVVIELLSSSTAKVDKGAKKTLYQDIWRLPEYYWFDPHSLELAGFRLVEGRYQEIPPDSAGYLPSEQLGLKLGIHAGKLRWFTAEGQLIPLPEEAERQRAEQEYQRAEQERRAKEQLQQQLEQAKAFLRSQGWDPDQL, from the coding sequence ATGACTTATCTGGAAGAACATCCCCCCCGATGGAAAGAGGAGATCCCTGACGAGATTCTGCTGCCCCCCAGCAACTTAGACAGTGATGAACCGCCCTTGGAATCCGATCTTCACCGTCAACAAATCGATCTGCTGATTCGGCTCTTGCAATACTGGTGGCGTGACCGTCAAGACTTTTATATTTCTGGTAACTTGACGGTCTACTACAACACCGAGCAACTGAAGACACGAGATTTTCGCGGGCCGGATGTGTTTGTGGTCTTGGGGACCGAAAAAAAAGACCGGCGCAGTTGGACGATTTGGGATGAAGGCGGTCGGTATCCGAATGTGGTGATTGAGCTGCTGTCGAGTTCCACGGCAAAGGTGGATAAAGGGGCCAAGAAAACCCTCTATCAAGATATCTGGCGGTTACCGGAGTACTACTGGTTTGATCCGCACAGTCTGGAATTGGCTGGGTTTCGCCTGGTGGAGGGTCGCTATCAAGAGATCCCCCCCGATTCAGCCGGGTATCTCCCAAGCGAGCAATTGGGGCTAAAACTGGGAATCCATGCGGGGAAACTGCGTTGGTTTACGGCGGAGGGGCAGTTGATCCCATTGCCTGAAGAGGCTGAACGGCAGCGAGCCGAACAGGAGTACCAACGAGCTGAGCAAGAACGGCGGGCTAAAGAGCAACTTCAGCAGCAGCTCGAGCAGGCTAAAGCTTTCCTGCGCTCGCAAGGATGGGATCCCGATCAACTCTAA